In Hahella sp. KA22, one genomic interval encodes:
- the fliD gene encoding flagellar filament capping protein FliD yields the protein MASVSSIGIGSGVLTSDLIEQLASAEREPTEKRLNLKEDEVTAKLSDLSRLKSAITDLRLSARTLSTPESMSSNTATSSGSAIGVTANTSAKTGSYALTVSNLAVAQSLSSGTFADKDTTTVGTGTLSFTVGGVTKNLTVDSSNNTLQGLSDAINDMGLDVNSSVIYNGSSYQLVLSASKTGVANAISISATDNDGNSTDGSGISQFIYNATNQNLTQDVAAEDAAFTLNGVSITRSLNTVDDVVDGLTLTLNAETASAVNVTVSKDLNAVTERVQDLVDKYNALQEIISEVTAFDSDTGEKGTLLGSSTVRTISTQLRSTLSSIVPGLESANVRSLSELGITTNSESGQLEFNSLTFQSKLQSYPNDVAALFADQGRTTDAQVKYVSAGINTKIGSYAIDITQVATQGAFTGNVALGGSTVIDADNDTFKIKVNGVESNTITLTAGTYTDSELLAEIQTQLDADTNIAGSGVTVSLDGSNQLVFTSGEYGITSKVEITAIDTNTAAQLGLTVATGVDGLDVAGTINGKAATGKGQYLTSADGDSKGLKLQITGGATGARGTATYIEGVGDQMVDLVNNYLSAEGLITVAINGFNSQLEKISEDRTELNDRITALTDRLARQFTAADLIISQLKNTENFLSTQLEALVASTTGSKG from the coding sequence ATGGCAAGCGTTTCTTCAATAGGCATCGGCTCGGGAGTATTGACCAGCGACTTGATCGAGCAGCTGGCCAGTGCTGAGCGTGAGCCGACGGAAAAAAGGCTGAATCTCAAAGAAGATGAAGTAACGGCCAAACTCAGCGATTTAAGTCGTCTGAAAAGCGCAATCACCGACCTGCGCTTGTCCGCCAGGACATTGAGTACGCCAGAGTCGATGTCCAGCAATACCGCGACATCCAGCGGCTCTGCGATTGGCGTCACCGCCAACACCTCTGCGAAAACCGGCTCCTATGCGCTCACCGTCAGCAATCTGGCCGTTGCGCAGTCATTGAGTTCCGGCACATTTGCTGATAAAGACACCACGACTGTAGGAACAGGCACGCTGTCTTTCACTGTCGGCGGCGTCACCAAGAACCTGACCGTTGATAGCAGCAACAACACGTTGCAGGGGTTGTCCGACGCTATTAATGATATGGGACTGGATGTTAACTCCTCCGTTATCTACAACGGTTCCTCCTACCAGCTTGTCTTATCCGCTTCAAAAACCGGTGTGGCGAACGCCATTTCCATTTCGGCGACGGATAACGACGGCAACAGTACGGACGGCTCCGGGATTTCCCAGTTTATTTACAACGCCACCAACCAGAATCTAACTCAGGACGTTGCAGCGGAAGACGCCGCCTTCACATTGAATGGCGTATCCATCACCCGCTCATTGAACACCGTGGACGACGTCGTGGACGGCCTGACTCTGACTTTAAATGCTGAAACCGCAAGCGCAGTCAACGTTACCGTTAGCAAAGATCTGAATGCTGTGACCGAAAGGGTCCAGGATTTAGTGGATAAATATAATGCTTTGCAGGAAATCATTAGCGAAGTCACTGCCTTTGACAGTGATACTGGAGAAAAGGGCACGTTGTTGGGCAGCTCCACAGTGCGCACTATCTCCACTCAGTTGCGTTCCACGCTGAGTTCAATTGTTCCCGGGCTGGAAAGCGCTAACGTGCGCAGCTTGTCTGAATTGGGAATTACGACCAACTCAGAATCGGGACAACTGGAGTTCAACAGCCTGACGTTCCAAAGCAAGCTGCAAAGCTATCCGAATGACGTCGCGGCTTTGTTCGCCGACCAGGGGCGTACGACGGATGCACAGGTCAAATACGTCAGCGCCGGGATAAACACCAAGATTGGCTCTTACGCCATCGATATCACCCAGGTGGCGACGCAGGGCGCTTTCACCGGCAATGTGGCGCTGGGCGGCTCTACGGTCATTGATGCGGACAACGATACCTTCAAGATCAAAGTCAACGGGGTTGAGTCCAACACTATTACTCTGACTGCCGGGACTTATACTGACAGCGAGTTGCTTGCGGAAATTCAGACTCAGTTGGATGCGGACACCAATATCGCAGGCTCTGGTGTGACTGTTTCGTTGGACGGTAGTAACCAGCTGGTGTTCACCTCTGGAGAATATGGCATTACCTCCAAGGTCGAGATTACCGCTATCGACACTAATACTGCGGCGCAGCTGGGATTGACTGTCGCCACAGGCGTAGATGGTTTGGATGTCGCTGGCACGATCAACGGGAAAGCCGCTACCGGAAAGGGGCAGTATCTGACCTCTGCGGACGGAGACTCGAAAGGACTCAAGCTGCAAATTACCGGCGGCGCCACTGGCGCGCGCGGCACGGCGACTTATATTGAAGGGGTGGGTGACCAGATGGTCGACCTGGTGAACAATTATCTGTCCGCCGAAGGTCTGATTACGGTCGCCATCAATGGCTTTAACTCTCAGCTGGAAAAAATCTCCGAAGATCGCACGGAGTTGAACGACCGAATTACCGCCCTGACAGACAGGCTGGCGCGTCAGTTCACCGCCGCGGATTTGATTATCTCCCAGCTCAAGAACACGGAAAACTTTTTGTCCACGCAGTTGGAAGCGCTGGTGGCCAGCACTACTGGAAGCAAGGGTTAA
- a CDS encoding flagellar protein FlaG, with the protein MNDVKTTELSVAAVTKPVSLPSAQSATSSPPIEPKVKSGVATSTPDTQAAKQSSAAQPTNDIANKQQQQLEREQSQELREAVTKLNEYVQSVQRDLQFELDEDSGRTVITVLDRTTKEVVRQIPDDLALKLARNLQQDEPVNLFSAKA; encoded by the coding sequence ATGAATGACGTTAAGACCACTGAACTGAGTGTGGCGGCAGTCACTAAACCCGTGAGCCTGCCGTCTGCTCAGTCCGCGACGTCGTCACCTCCGATTGAACCTAAGGTTAAGTCCGGGGTAGCAACGTCTACGCCTGATACGCAGGCTGCGAAGCAGAGCTCTGCAGCCCAGCCCACCAACGACATTGCCAACAAGCAACAGCAGCAGTTGGAGAGGGAGCAAAGCCAGGAGCTGAGGGAAGCGGTGACCAAGTTGAATGAATACGTTCAATCTGTGCAGCGTGACCTGCAGTTCGAACTGGATGAGGACTCGGGAAGAACGGTCATTACTGTTTTGGACAGAACCACAAAAGAAGTAGTGAGACAGATTCCTGATGACTTGGCCCTTAAGCTGGCGCGCAACTTGCAACAGGATGAACCAGTTAATCTGTTTTCCGCCAAGGCGTGA
- a CDS encoding flagellin — translation MPQIINTNIASLNAQRNLNASQRSGDTALQRLSSGLRINSAKDDAAGLAISTRFDAQIRGTNVAVRNAGDAISLAQTAEGALSSMKDSLQRIRELSLQSANDTNSTIDREALQEEVGQLISEIENIAATTNFNGKKLLDGSFQNSVFQTGANLGNTISVSISKLDTSTLGTADTSGISSRTTTTALVVGSTGNEMVAGDIVINGISVGASVGTDDTASTSHAASSAIAKAAAINDVSDQTGVTATVDANYVAGTTTADATAANVSLNLNGVSISLSKGTTLTVEQNLQATADAINEKSGATGVRAVFDGDTAKGISLVADDGRNIVLTETTSNTLATFGLAAASSLGNAYVGTYSLSSDDGSDIALTTTTGNIDNAGFEVGSFSGNNAGIVSDNGSTTALVTGDIVINNVAIGPSLSTDDTASTANADGSAVAKAAAINRASDQTGVTALANENRVNSGNLTTTTASATITLNGVSITASFSTTDDVAVKQAAIIDAINQKSGQTGVTAEVLDSDSFTLVAADGRNIDISGATAMASITTTTFVSSVTLLSGGQIDVESNTNSAGLAKAGLRIGTFGGAESGSLLQDVDISTVAGAEAALKAVDNALQTVTSKQAELGAIQNRFQNTIANLEVNNENLNSANSRIRDADFASETAALSRAQVLQQAGISILAQANARPQQVLSLLQ, via the coding sequence ATGCCTCAAATAATTAATACCAACATTGCGTCGTTGAATGCGCAGCGTAACCTGAACGCTTCACAGCGGTCAGGGGATACGGCGCTGCAGCGGCTTTCCTCGGGTCTCCGCATCAACAGCGCAAAAGATGACGCGGCAGGTCTGGCGATTTCAACACGTTTCGACGCTCAGATTCGCGGCACCAACGTCGCGGTTCGTAACGCGGGAGACGCGATCTCATTGGCGCAGACCGCTGAAGGCGCCTTGAGCTCAATGAAAGACAGCTTACAGCGTATTCGTGAACTGTCGCTGCAATCTGCGAACGACACTAACTCCACTATCGACCGCGAAGCCTTGCAAGAAGAGGTTGGCCAGCTGATCAGCGAGATTGAAAACATCGCTGCAACGACCAACTTCAACGGTAAAAAACTGCTGGACGGTTCTTTCCAGAACTCCGTTTTCCAAACTGGCGCTAACCTGGGGAACACCATTAGCGTGTCCATCTCCAAGCTGGACACCAGCACTTTGGGAACAGCGGACACCAGCGGTATTTCCAGCAGAACGACTACGACTGCTCTGGTTGTAGGCAGCACCGGCAATGAAATGGTTGCAGGGGACATCGTTATCAACGGCATCTCCGTGGGCGCATCTGTGGGCACCGACGATACGGCTTCCACCAGCCATGCGGCCTCAAGCGCCATTGCCAAGGCGGCGGCGATTAATGATGTATCCGATCAGACAGGCGTCACCGCTACTGTCGATGCGAACTATGTCGCCGGCACCACGACCGCTGATGCGACTGCGGCGAACGTGTCCTTGAACTTGAACGGCGTCAGCATCAGTCTGAGTAAAGGCACCACCTTGACTGTCGAGCAGAACCTGCAAGCGACAGCGGACGCCATTAACGAAAAATCCGGCGCCACTGGCGTGCGCGCGGTCTTCGACGGCGACACCGCCAAGGGTATCTCCCTGGTGGCTGACGACGGTCGTAACATTGTATTGACCGAAACTACGAGCAACACCTTGGCCACCTTTGGTCTGGCTGCGGCTAGCTCCCTGGGTAACGCTTATGTCGGCACCTACTCGCTTTCAAGCGACGACGGCAGCGACATTGCACTGACCACGACTACAGGCAACATCGATAACGCCGGTTTTGAAGTGGGATCATTCAGCGGAAACAACGCAGGTATTGTGAGCGATAACGGCTCCACCACCGCGCTGGTGACTGGCGACATCGTTATCAACAACGTGGCTATCGGACCCAGCTTGAGCACTGACGACACGGCTTCCACTGCGAATGCGGATGGTAGCGCCGTCGCGAAAGCGGCTGCGATCAACCGTGCGTCTGATCAGACGGGCGTTACAGCACTGGCTAACGAAAACCGTGTTAACTCAGGTAACCTGACTACCACGACAGCCTCCGCTACGATCACACTCAACGGCGTGTCTATTACAGCGAGCTTCAGCACTACTGACGACGTTGCTGTGAAGCAGGCTGCGATCATCGATGCGATCAACCAGAAATCCGGTCAGACAGGGGTGACTGCGGAAGTACTGGATTCTGACTCCTTCACTCTGGTGGCAGCGGACGGTCGTAACATCGACATCAGCGGCGCCACAGCGATGGCGAGCATCACCACTACGACCTTTGTCAGCTCTGTGACGCTATTGTCTGGCGGTCAGATAGACGTTGAATCCAATACCAACTCCGCCGGCCTGGCGAAAGCGGGTCTGAGAATCGGTACATTCGGCGGCGCTGAAAGCGGCTCCCTGCTGCAGGATGTGGATATCTCAACTGTAGCTGGCGCTGAAGCGGCTCTGAAGGCGGTGGATAACGCATTGCAGACTGTAACGTCCAAACAGGCGGAACTGGGCGCGATCCAGAACCGCTTCCAGAACACGATTGCGAACTTGGAAGTGAACAATGAGAACCTGAACTCCGCCAACAGCCGGATCAGGGACGCAGACTTCGCATCCGAGACCGCAGCGTTGTCAAGGGCGCAGGTACTGCAACAGGCCGGTATCTCGATATTGGCGCAGGCTAATGCAAGACCCCAGCAAGTCTTGTCGCTCCTGCAGTAA